Proteins encoded together in one Patescibacteria group bacterium window:
- a CDS encoding AAA family ATPase: MLKNYKRIITDEIIKYLNTDDIIVLHGARQVGKTFILYWLENYLKQEKEITHYIDLEDSRFVNILNLGANDFIRYLEEEGFNVKKFSQNKKLFIFRHCPYIGVIN, from the coding sequence ATGCTTAAAAATTACAAAAGAATCATTACTGACGAAATAATAAAGTATCTCAACACTGATGATATTATTGTTTTGCATGGGGCCAGGCAGGTTGGCAAAACTTTTATTCTTTACTGGTTGGAAAATTATTTGAAACAAGAAAAAGAAATTACTCATTATATTGATTTAGAAGATTCGCGTTTTGTTAATATTTTAAATTTAGGGGCAAACGATTTTATAAGATATTTGGAAGAAGAGGGTTTCAATGTTAAAAAATTTTCGCAAAATAAAAAATTGTTTATATTTAGGCACTGTCCCTATATTGGGGTGATAAATTAA